One window of Lacerta agilis isolate rLacAgi1 chromosome 14, rLacAgi1.pri, whole genome shotgun sequence genomic DNA carries:
- the SLC5A2 gene encoding LOW QUALITY PROTEIN: sodium/glucose cotransporter 2 (The sequence of the model RefSeq protein was modified relative to this genomic sequence to represent the inferred CDS: inserted 1 base in 1 codon; deleted 1 base in 1 codon): protein MCRTNRGTVRGYFLAGRNMVWWPIGASLFASNIGSGHFVGLAGTGAATGLAVAGFEWNALFLVLLLGWLFVPVYLTAGVITMPQYLKKRFGGQRIRLYLSVLXSFMYIFTKISVDMFSGAVFIQQALGWNIYVAVIALLIITTIYTVTGGLAALMFTDTIQSFVMIGGSCVLMGFAFNEVGGYQAVFDKYMQALPRKTLSPNPTLYNISASCYLPREDSFQMMRDAVVSDMPWPAVILGLSINSLWYWCTDQVIVQRCLAGKNLTHVKAGCILCGYLKLLPMFLMVMPGMISRILYPDEVACVIPEECKRICGTEVGCSNIAYPKLVVSLMPSGLRGLMLAVMLAALMSSLASIFNSSGTLFTMDIYNRLRPQASDKELLIVGRVWILLLVGVSIAWIPVVQAAQGGQLFDYIQSVSSYLAPPIAAIFLLGLFVKRVNEQGAFWGLVGGLAIGMARMIPEFFYGTGSCLFPSTCPRLICGVHYLYFAFILFCLTATIAVGISLCTSPIPEKHLHRLVFSLRHSKEERVDLDTEEEEEAKQREAGRQRRREHAEMEAARNGRLQQALEVEDPKAEAFSGRLRRCLGWFCGIAAEGQEPPEPSPEEKAEELRRLTDITEHPTWRRVVNINAVVMMALAIFLWGYYA from the exons ATGTGCCGGACCAACAGGGGTACCGTCAGGGGATATTTCTTGGCTGGTAGGAACATGGTGTGGTGGCCG ATCGGCGCCTCTCTCTTTGCC AGCAACATCGGCAGCGGTCATTTTGTGGGCTTGGCAGGCACTGGGGCAGCGACCGGCCTGGCAGTGGCAGGATTCGAGTGGAAC gCTCTCTTCCTTGTCCTGCTCCTAGGATGGCTCTTCGTCCCGGTCTACCTCACAGCTGGG GTCATCACGATGCCACAGTACCTGAAGAAGCGCTTTGGAGGCCAGCGTATCCGACTCTACCTCTCTGTCC TCTCTTTCATGTATATCTTCACCAAGATCTCA GTGGACATGTTCTCTGGAGCCGTCTTCATCCAGCAAGCTTTGGGCTGGAATATTTATGTGGCCGTCATAGCCCTCCTGATCATAACCACCATTTACACAGTGACAG GTGGGTTGGCGGCACTGATGTTCACAGACACAATCCAGTCATTCGTCATGATCGGTGGATCCTGTGTCCTGATGGGGTTTG CCTTTAACGAAGTGGGAGGTTACCAGGCAGTGTTTGACAAGTACATGCAGGCACTTCCCAGGAAGACCCTTTCCCCGAACCCCACCCTCTACAACATCTCAGCCTCCTGCTACCTGCCCCGCGAAGACTCCTTTCAGATGATGAGAGATGCCGTCGTCAGTGACATGCCCTGGCCGGCTGTTATCCTTGGCCTGTCCATCAATTCTCTCTGGTACTGGTGCACTGACCAG GTGATCGTGCAGAGGTGCCTGGCTGGGAAGAACCTCACCCATGTCAAAGCCGGCTGCATCCTTTGTGGCTACCTCAAACTGCTGCCCATGTTTCTTATGGTTATGCCTGGCATGATCAGCCGGATCCTGTATCCAG ACGAAGTGGCTTGCGTCATCCCAGAGGAATGCAAACGGATCTGTGGCACGGAAGTTGGGTGTTCCAACATTGCGTACCCCAAACTGGTGGTGTCTCTCATGCCGAGTG GCCTCCGGGGTCTCATGCTGGCTGTGATGCTGGCGGCATTAATGAGCTCGCTGGCTTCCATCTTCAACAGCAGCGGTACCCTCTTCACCATGGACATCTACAACCGCCTGAGGCCGCAAGCCAGCGACAAGGAGCTGTTGATCGTGGGCAG AGTGTGGATCCTGCTCCTTGTGGGGGTGAGCATTGCGTGGATCCCAGTGGTGCAGGCGGCCCAGGGGGGCCAACTCTTTGACTACATCCAGTCCGTCAGCAGCTACTTGGCCCCGCCGATCGCGGCCATCTTTCTCCTTGGGCTCTTCGTCAAAAGAGTTAACGAGCAG gGTGCATTCTGGGGGCTGGTGGGGGGGCTAGCCATAGGCATGGCCCGGATGATCCCGGAATTTTTTTACGGGACAGGAAGTTGCCTCTTCCCCAGCACCTGCCCCCGCCTGATCTGTGGCGTCCACTATCTCTACTTCGCCTTCATCCTCTTCTGCCTCACAGCCACCATTGCAGTGGGTATCTCTCTCTGCACCTCACCTATCCCCGAGAAACAC CTGCATCGCCTGGTGTTCAGCCTCAGACACAGTAAAGAGGAACGAGTTGATCTGGAcacggaggaagaggaggaagccaaACAAAGGGAGGCTGGCCGGCAACGGCGCCGGGAACATGCAGAGATGGAAGCCGCCAGGAACGGGAGGCTGCAGCAGGCGCTGGAGGTGGAGG ATCCCAAAGCAGAGGCCTTCTCTGGCAGGCTGCGCCGGTGCCTCGGCTGGTTCTGTGGGATAGCGGCAGAAGGCCAGGAGCCGCCAGAGCCGAGCCCAGAAGAGAAAGCTGAGGAGCTGCGGCGCCTGACAGACATCACCGAGCATCCAACGTGGAGGCGCGTCGTCAACATCAACGCCGTCGTCATGATGGCCCTAGCGATATTTTTGTGGGGCTACTATGCCTGA